The window CCGTCGTAGGCCGTTCCGGGAGCGGCAAGACGACACTCGCCCGCTGCCTCGCGGGCCTCCACCGCGACCACAGCGGCCGGTTGCGGCTCGAGGGCGCTCACCTGCCCCACGGCGTGCGAGAACGCGACCGCGAGCAGATCGCGGCCGTGCAGTACGTGTTCCAGGACGCACGGGCCGCCTTCGACGGACACCGCTCCGTCCTCGACCAGGTGGCCCGCACGGCCGTGCGCCTGCGCGGCACGGGACGCGTCGAGGCCGCCGCGGAGGCGGGACGGACCCTGGCCGGCCTCGGCCTGGACGAGGCCGCGGTCCGGCGAGCGCCGGGCGGGCTGTCAGGTGGCGAGTTGCAGCGTGCCGCCCTCGCCAGGGCGCTGCTGGCCCGGCCCCGGGTGCTGATCTGCGACGAGATCACCTCCGGTCTCGATCCGGTGGCCCGGCGCTCCCTGCTGGACCTGCTCGCCGGGATCGCCCGCGACGGGGACGGCCCGGGCATCGTGCTGATCACGCACGACCTCGGCACGGCCGCACGGGCGGCGCGGATCGTGGTCATGGACGGTGGGAAGGTGGTCGAGGAGGGACCACGGGAACAGATCCTGACCGCACCTCGCCACCCCTTCACCGTCGCCCTGCTCGAAGCGGCGAGCACGCTGGGAGCGGCCGCCCGGCCCTGAAGCGGAATCCCGCACCTCCCTCCGGACGTACACTCGGCGACATGAGTCGCACCACCGTCAGTGGGAAGTGCCTGCACCAGGCACCCCCCGGTGTGCTCGCAGACCGCCGTACCGCGCTCCACGGGCACGGCTAGCGACTTTCCGAGGTCACCCAGCCGGCCCGTCCGCCGTGCTCCCGCGCCCTCCTCGCGCGCACCGCGTCGACGTCGTACCCGCTTTACGTCACCACCGCAGCTCGGCGTACCGCCGCTGCCGCGCTCCGGCGACGGCCGCAGCGCGGCCCGAGCCACCCTCGAAGGGACCATCGTGAAGCTGAGCGAACTCCTGGCCGGACAGAACCACCGCATCCTTCAGGGTGACCCCGCGGAAACACACGTCACGGCGGGAACCGCCTTCGACGCGGACCGGGCGGCGCCGGGCTCGCTGTTCATCGCGGTGCCCGGCCACCTGGAAGGCGGTCCGGGCACGGTCGCCCCCGTCCTGGCCCGTGGCGCGGCGGCGGTCATCGTGGAGGACGGTTACGTGCTGCCGGGGACCGTGGAAGGTGCCTGTGTCGTGCAGGTCCCGGACGTCCGGTCGACGGCCGCCGTCGTCACGTCCCGTTACTACGGCGAACCCGGGCGGCGCATGGACGTGGTGGCTGTCACGGGCACCAACGGCAAGACGTCGGTCTCGTACATGGTCGAGTCAGTGCTGCGCATCTCCCAGGGCGTGAGGGCCGGGGTCATCGGGACGGCCGGGAGCCGGATCGGCGACGAACTGATCCCGATGCCCCGCTCCGTGCTGACGACCCCCGAGTCCCCTGACCTCCAGTACCTCCTGGGCTGCATGCGGGACCGTGAGGTCGCCACCGTGGTGCTCGAGGCCACATCGATGGGCCTGCTGACCCACCGGGTCGACCGCACCTTCGTCGACGTGGGTGTCTTCACCAACCTGAGCCAGGACCACCTGGACGACCACGGCACGATGGACAACTACCGTGACGCCAAACTACGCCTCTTCCAGGGGCTCTGCCGGCACGCCGTGGTCAACTCCGACGACCCGGTGGGCGCTCGGATCGCGACGATGATGCCAGGCGCGGTGACCACGTACGCCCTCGACACCGAGGCCGACTACCGTGCCACCGATCTGGTCGTGGACGCTTCGGGAACCCGTTTCACGCTCCACCACGGCGGCCGGAAGTATCCCGCCGCCGTCCCGGCCCCCGGCAAGTTCTCCGTCGCGAACGCACTGGCCACGGTGGCTGCCTGCCACTTCCTCGGGCACGATCTGGCCGGGCTGGTCTCCGCGCTCGAGCGCATGCCGCAGATCCCGGGCCGCTTCGAACGCGTCACGACCGCCGGCGGCACCTCGGTCATCGTGGACTACGCGCATTCCCCGGACTCCCTTGACAAGGTGCTCGGCACCATCCGCGACTTCGCCCGGGGCAAGGTCATCACGGTCTTCGGCTGCGGCGGGGACAGGGACACCACGAAGCGGGCCGAGATGGGCAGGATCGCCGGGACGTACTCCGACCTGTGTGTCCTGACCTCGGACAATCCACGCAACGAGGACCCCGAGGCGATCCTGGACCAGGTCGCGCCGGGCATCGAGGGGACGGGCACGCCGTACGAGCGCCTGGCGGACCGCCGCCGGGCCATCGGCTTCGCGCTCTCGGCGGCGGGCCCCGAGGACGTCGTCCTGATCGCGGGGAAGGGCAGCGAGCCCTACCAGATCGTCGGTGACGCCCTGCTGCCCTTCAGCGACATGGCCACCGTGCGGGAGCTCATCACCGTCAGTGCGGCTCAGGGGCTCCCCTCCCCGCGGTAGGTGAGTGTGACGTCGTGCGCCCGGTCGCCGGACGGGGTGTACGACCACGAGGCCGTCGGGCGTTCGGGGGCCGGGATCTCCGTGCGGCGCCCCCGCCCCACCACTGCCCGTTCGAAGCGTCTGCGGGCCTGCGGTGCCCCGGCACCCGGGCCCGGTGGTGGCGACGGCCGGCCGGGAAGCGCGATCCGGCGCCCACTCACCGACGAGAACCTCCAGCCGTGCCGTCATCTCCGCGCTCTCCCGGGTCACAACCTCACTCCGTGGCGATGCGGCGGTGCTTCGTCCCTCTGTGACACGCCTTGTGTGCGGCTCACTCCGGCCACGGCGAGTCGAGGATGGTGCGGACGAAGTCGCCGCGCTCGAACCCCGGCACGTAGTGCTGGAGCACGTCGGCCTTGACGTTCCCGAACGTCGTTTCCGGCTTCGTCCTGATGCCGTCGGTGAACGCCGCGAGGATCCGCCGCTTGAAGTCCGGCCGGGGGTGGAGCGCCACGATCGCGGCGCGGTCGGCGTCCGAGACCTCCCCGTAGCCGAGGCCGAGGACGTCGTACTCCACGCCTGCGGTCACCAGAGCGACCTCAGGTTCCATGAAGGCGGGGATCCCCGGGGTCGTGTGGAGGGCGATGGCGGTCCACACCCGGCGCACGCTGTCCTCGGGAACCCCGTGGGACCGCAGGAAGCGGCGTGCCTCGTCCGCGCTGTCCACCTCGAAGCGCCGGCCGCTGGAGCGGAAGCGCCCACCGAGGCCGAGATCGTGGAACAGGGCCGCGACGTACAGCAGTTCAGGGTCGAAGGAGAGGTCTTGCTCACGCCCTCGCAGGGCACCGAACAGATAGACGCGGTGCGAGTGGTGATAGACGAGGTCATCGGTCGTGTCCCGCACCAGTTCGGTCGCCTCGACGGCGAGCTTCGTATCGGGTACGCGTACGCCGGCTACCGGGGGCTGATCGGTCGGCATGGTGTCACCGGGCTTTCTGTGCGAGTGATCCGGACTCCCTCCAGGATCGGCGACCGGCGCGCCGGGCCCCGGGCCGACAGGCCGGGCGCCACCCGAGCGATCTCGGCGACGAGAGCCTCCACTTCCTCGTCGGGGGGTCCGCCGGGCATCGCCGACCAGGGGCTGTCGGCGCGCATGACACGGGCGTGGGCGGCGTTCGTGAGGACCGGTGATCCCGGGGCGCCCCCTTGCACCCCGCCCGACGGCCCGACGCGCATCTGGGACACGTCGGCAGGGCCGTCCGGCGGGTGGGACGCGTTTCGTGCACCCTGGCGCGCCGCGGAACCTCCGCTGCTCACACCCTGAGCGCCTGCCCGGACGGCGAGGTCCGCCGAATCCCCCGGCGTCATTGGCATGGACCTGCCTTTCGAACTGCACTACAGTCCGTAGCGGCATCTGAGAGCGCTCTCAGAGCGCTCTCATGTGCTGTGGTGCTTCCTGTTCCACCCCCACGAAGCTGGAACAACAGAAGGGGCAACTCCCTTGAGACACACGACGATGGTGCGGACCGGTCTCTCCGCACTGCTCATCATCGGTACATGGGCGACGGCCGGCCTCACCCAGGCCTCCGCGGCTGACACCCCCTCGGCCACCGCCGAACCCCAGGCCTCCGCCGGAATCATCGACGCCATGCAGCGCGATCTCGGGCTGACGAGAACTCAGGCGAAGGCGCGGCTCACCGCCGAGAAGGCGGCGACGGCGCTGGAGGGTACGGCGCGGGGCGCGGCCGGAGCGGCGTACGGCGGGTCCTGGTTCGACTCCGGCAGCGGCAAGCTGACGGTCGCGGTCACCGATGCCGGGAAGGCGCGCGCCGTCCGGGCGACGGGGGCCGAGGTCCGGGTCGTCGACCACACGGCCCGCCGGCTCGACACGGTCAAGAACCGGCTGGACGCCCTCTCCGCGCCCAAGGGCGTCAGCAGCTGGCACGTCGACCCCCGGGCGAACACGGTCGTGGTGAACGTCGTCGCGTCCGCAGAAGGTGACAACGATGTCCGCGCCTTCGTCGCGAAGGCCCGCCAGGCGGGTCCCGTCACGGTGGAACGGACCGCCCAGGCCCCGCAGACGTTCGCCGCGGGCACGGTCGGCGGCGACCCGTACTACACCGGCAACGTCCGCTGTTCCATAGGCTTCTCGGTGCACGGCGGGTTCGTCACCGCGGGGCACTGCGGTCAGGCCGGCGGAGCCGTCAGGGGCTGGGACGGCTCGGCCATCGGGAACTTCCAGGGATCGTCGTTCCCCGACAACGACTACGCCTGGGTGAACGTCGGCAGCGGCTGGTGGACCGTCCCGGTGGTCCTCGGCTGGGGCACCGTGTCCGACCAGCTGGTGCGCGGCTCGAACGAGGCTCCGATCGGCGCCTCGATCTGCCGTTCGGGTTCCACCACGCACTGGCACTGCGGGAACGTCCTCGCGAAGAACGAGACCGTGAACTACAGCCAGGGCGCCGTCCGTCAGATGACCAAGACCAGCGTCTGCGCCGAACCGGGCGACTCCGGTGGCTCGTTCATCAGCGGTGACCAGGCGCAGGGCGTGACCTCCGGCGGCTGGGGCAACTGCAGTGGCGGCGGCGAGACGTGGCACCAGCCCATCAACGAGATCCTCAACCGCTACGGGCTGACCCTGCACACCGCCTGACGCGAGGACTCCGCCGGCTCCGGACGAACCGACGGAACGTGAACGGTCTGCTGCGGCAGCAGGGTGGCCCCCTGCCGCAGCAGACCCATGCGCGGGCGGCCCTCGCCGTCCGCCGCTGACGAGCGTCGGTGACGTGGCCCGGCGCAGGGCGTGGCGCCCGGTGTGAACCCTCACGGCCGCGCGGCCGTGATCCGGCCGGCGCGCGGTCGAAATGGTGCCTCCGCGCCCGGGTCCCTGCCGTGCGGCGCCTGCTGTGCGGGTCCTGGGGATGCGGACCCGCGGTCATCTCCCCGGAGCGGGTCGCTCGCTCCCGGCCCGCCCCCTCGTCCGGCCCGGCGGATCCCCGCATGCACCGGAACGGAGCCGCCCTTCCAACGCCCTTGGGCGGAGCCTCTGTTCACCAACTATTGACATGTTCTCAGCAGCAGCGCAACACTGGCAACGCCTTCGGGAGAGCGCTCTCCCACAGTATTCGCAAGGCACGTTCGCGTTCCGCGTGCTCTTCCGAGGCGCGTTCACTCACCACGGCTCCCGCCGGGCGGTGCACCCCCTGGGGCCCGCTTCCGGTGCGGCGCAGCATGCAGCTCCACTCTCCCCCCGCCGCGCACCCGATGTGCGCGGTTGCAGAGCGGCACGGAGGTCCGCATGACCGAAAGATTCAGCAGAACCACCCTGATGTCCGCCCTCGTCGTCGTCGCCGCCCTGGCCCTGGTGGTCATGGGTCTCACCGCGATCACGGACGCCGGTGCGACGGCGTCCGGTGGCGCTCCGACGACAGCCGGCCGGCCGGCTGCCCTCTCACAGGTGGCGCAGGGGGGTTCGGGACAGCACACGCAGGGCCACGTGATGGCCGCGGCCGCTCCCGTACCCTCCGGAGACGACCCCGACGGCGACGGATACATCCCGGCGAACCCGCCGGTCACCGGGGTGGTGCCGTCGACGGAGATCCCGCCTCACCGCTACTTTCACGAGTTCCAGGCGAACTGCTCGGTCAACCACACCGGATCGGTCGACCCGATCGTCTATCCGGGGCAGACGGGCAAGTCCCACAACCACACGTTCATGGGCAACACGACCACGAACGAGAACAGCACCACCGCGTCGCTCGGTGGTGGCGGAACCGTGTGCAAGGCGCCGGGTGACCGGTCCGCGTACTGGATGCCGACGCTCTACAACGGCAACCAGGAGGTGCGGCCGGTCGGACCGCAGACCATCTACTACAAGGCGGGTGTCACGGACTACCGGACGGTGCGGCCGTTCCCCAAGGGGCTGCGCTTCGTCGTCGGCAGCCCGACCCAGACGGTCGACCAGTTCCGCGACCACCCGGGCACGGTCGAGGGCTACGAGTGCGGCGAGAGCTACCACAACTTCGAGTTCCCGGCCGCCTGTCCGACGAGCAGGGACACACAACTCAACCTGCGCATGCAAGCGCCCAGTTGCTGGGACGGCAGGAACCTGGACACGCCGAACCACCAGTCCCACATGGCCTATCCGATCGTGATGGGCGCCAACCAGGACGTGTGTCCCACCAGCCACCCGGTCGCCCTGCCGATGATCGAGTTCAAGATGGCCTGGCCGGTCAACGGTGACATGTCGCAGGTGAGGCTGGCCAGCGGCACCGGCCACTCGTTCCACTACGACTTCTTCAACGCCTGGGACGACGCCACGCTGGCCGCCATGGTCCGCCACTGCGTCGTGGGCGGGCTCCAGTGCGACGCCCGGGGCTACGACCAGAACAACCCCGGCGCGGGGGCCGCGCTGAACGCGAACTACGAACTGCCCTGACCCTCCGGCCTCCTGGGACCCCCCGGTGGGCGCGGATCGTCCGCGCCCACCGGGGAGAGCGCTCTCCTAGGCCGGGCCGCCGAGTCCCGTTCCACGAGGCCGGTGCGCGGAGGCCCGGCCTGCCGCACCGTCCCGCTTCCCGCTGCCGATGCGGCCGCAGAGTCCGCGGCGGGCCACGGAATCCCGTGGCCCGCCGCGGACTTCACGTACAGGGCGCCCATCCCGGACAGCGGGGGCCTCACACAGGTCGCCGCCGGCCTGCCGGGCCGGGCGCGGACGTGCGCTGGTCAGGCGGGCCCCTCGGAATTGTCGGGGCCCTCGTCGTCGGAGCTCAGCTCCTCCGCCCGCAGTGCCAGGTCCTGGAGCACATCGGCGGAGGTCACGTCGTGCTGGCCGGAGTCGTGGATCTGCGCCAGCGCGATGAAGGCCAGGGTGAAGGCGCCGACGAGCTGCTCGACGGCCCCGCCCACCTCGCGCCCGACCAGGACCGCCATCTCCTCGACGCTGGCATCGGCCGGAATGGCGATGTGCGGCATCGTCTCGTTGAGGAGGGTCGTCACCATGCCTCCGCCCGTGTCCAGATCGCCGCTGCCCGTGTCCTCCTCGGCCTGGCGCTGCATCTCGCCCGCCTCCGTGAGGATGCCGATCACTCGCTTGAGGACTTCGCTCTGCTCCATACGCCGAGCATATGTGCCGGGACCTCACGCTCCCCACGCATCCGGAGGGCGCCCCGAACGGCGTTCCCCCGGTGCGCGGACGCACGGAGCCCCGGTCACCAGCGGTCGGGCCGCTGGGCCGGGGGCGCGGGCTCGGCCCGGGACGGGGTCACACCGAAGTGCGCGGCCTGTCGCCGGAGACCTCACGGATGAGCTCCGCGTAGCGGCGTCCGCTGCTCTTCACCGTGCGGCGCTGCGTGGCGTAGTCGACGTGGACCAGGCCGAAGCGCTTGTCGTACCCGTAGGCCCACTCGAAGTTGTCCAGCAGCGACCACGCGAAGTAGCCGGCCAGCGGGGCGCCCTTGCCGACGGCGCGGGCGCAGGCGGCCAGGTGCTCCTCCAGGTACCGGGTGCGCTCCGGGTCGTGCACGGAGCCGTCGGCCAGGACGACGTCCTGGTAGGCCGAGCCGTTCTCGGTGACGTAGATGCGCTGCGCGCCGTACTCCTCGGTGAGCCGCATGAGCAGCTGTTCCAGGCCCTCGGAGTGGACCTCCCAGTCCATGTGGGTGTGCCGCGCGCCGGGGAGGTGGATCTGCCGGGCGTGCGGCACCGGTCCGTGGGGGTCCGCGGTGACGATCTGGCGGAAGTAGTAGTTCAGCCCGATCCAGTCGAGGGGGGCCGCGATGGTCTCCAGGTCGCCTGGCCGCACGGGCAGCTCGACGCCGTACAGATCGAGCATGTCCTGCGGGTAGCCGCGGCCGTGGATCGGGTCCAGCCACCAGCGGTTGATGTGTCCGTCCGCGCGTACGGCGGCGGCCAGGTCGGCCGCTCCGGCGCTCGCGGGCTCGATCGGGCTGAGGTTGTTCACGATGCCGACCCGGGCGTCGGGCGACCGGTCGCGGATCGCCCGTACGGCCAGTCCGTGCCCGAGGTGGAGGTGGTAGGAGGCGCGCACGGCGGCCGTGAGGTCGGTGAGACCCGGGGCCATCTTGCCCTCCAGGTGGCCGATCCACGCCGAGCACAGCGGCTCGTTGAGGGTCGCCCAGTCCTTCACCCGGTCGCCGAGGCGTTCCACGACGACGGAGGCGTACGCCGCGAAGTGCTCCGCGGTCTCCCGGACGGTCCAGCCGCCCCGGTCCTGGAGCGCCTGCGGCAGGTCCCAGTGATAGAGCGTCGCGAAGGGGGTGATCCCGGCCTCCAGGAGGCCGTCCACGAGGCGGTCGTAGAAGTCGAGGCCGGCCTTGTTCACGGGTCCGTCGCCGCCGGGCACGACCCGGGGCCAGGCGACCGAGAAGCGGTAGGCGCCGGCGCCGAGCTCCTTGATGAGCCCGATGTCCTCCGGGACCCGGTGGTAGTGGTCGCACGCCACGTCGCCGTTGTCACCGTTGTCGATGGTGCCGGGCGTGTGCGAGAAGGTGTCCCAGATCGACGGGGCGCGGCCGTCCTCGGCCACCGCGCCCTCGATCTGGTACGCGGCCGTAGCGACGCCCCAGGTGAAGCCGGCCGGGAGGGCGTTGAGGTCGTTCACTGACTGCCTTTCCTTGTCGGTCACTTGACTGCTCCCGCGGTGAGCCCGGCGACGAGGTAGCGCTGCAGGAGCAGGAATCCCGCGACGACGGGCACGCTGACGACGAGCGACGCGGCCATGACCTGGTTCCAGTACACGTCGTTCTGGGTGGCGTAGCCCTGGAGACCCACCGCCAGGGTCCTCGTGGCGTCGTTCGTCATCACGGAGGCGAACAGCACCTCGCCCCAGGCCGTCATGAAGGCGTACACCGACACGGCGACGATCCCCGGCACCGCGGCCGGCACCACGACCCGGAACAGCGCGCGGATCGGGCCGCAGCCGTCCACCAGCGCCGCCTCGTCGAGGTCCTTCGGGATGGAGTCGAAGTACCCGATCAGCATCCAGATGGAGAAGGGCAGCGAGAACGTCAGGTAGGTGAGGATCAGTCCGCCCCGCGACCCGTACAGGGCCAGACCGGTGCTGTTCCCGATGTTGACGAAGATGAGGAACAGCGGCAGGAGGAAGAGGATCCCCGGGAACATCTGCGTGGAGAGCACCGTGACGGTGAACGCCCGCTTCCCGCGGAAGGTGTAGCGGCTCACCGCGTACGCCGAGAACACCGCGATGGTGACGGAGAGGGCCGTCGCGGCCCCGGCCACGATCAGCGAGTTCACGAAGTACTTCGCCAGCGGGACGGTGTCCCAGATGTCGAAGTACGGCTGGATCGTGAGATTCCTCGGGATCCACTGGAACTTCCCGGACACGTCCTGGAGCGGCTTCAGCGAGCTGCTGACCATGACGTAGACCGGCAGCAGGACGAAGCCCGCGAGGAGGGTGAGGACGATGCGGCGGGTCCAGAGGAAGGACTGGGGTGCCGCCATGGGGGACCGGACGCGTGACCGGGCGGGGCTAGGCATCAGCGCCCTTCCTTCCGCGTGAGGTGAAGAACAGGTAGACGGCCGTCACGACCAGGAGGAACAGGAGCAGCAGGACGGACATCGCCGAGCCGCTGCCGAAGTTCCAGGTGACAAATGACGACTGGTAGATGTGGATCGAGATGAGGTCGGCGTTCTCCGGCGCGGACTTCCCGAACAGGACGTACGGGGTGTTGAAGTCGTTGAACGTCCACAGGAACAGGACCAGTACCAGGACCTGGTTGACGGGCCTGAGCGAGGGGAGCGTGATCCTGCGGATCTGCTGCCAGATGCCGGCACCGTCGATCGAGGCGGCCTCGTAGAGCTCGCGCGGGATGTTCTGCAGGCCGGCCATGAGCATGAGGAAGGCGAACGGCCAGCCCTTCCAGACGGAGACGATGATCAGCGCGTAGATGCTGTTGTCACCGATCAGCCAGAAGGACGGCTGGTCGGTCAGCCCGAGCTGGTCGTGCAGGACGTGGTTCACCAGCCCGTTGTCGCGCTGGAACATGAACGCCCAGGTGATCACGGCCGCGTAGACGGGCAGGGCGTACGGGACGAGGAAGACGGCCCGCAGGAAACCCCGGCCGCGGAAGCTCTCCTGCAGCATGATCGCCGCGGTGATCCCGAACAGCCAGGCCAGGCCGACGGCGAAGAAGGTGAAGACGCAGGTGACGAGGAACGAGTGGAGCAGCGCCTCGCCGATCGGCGCGTCGAAGTCGACGGCGATCCGGTAGTTGTCGAGGCCGCTCCAGGGCGCCCCGCCCCAGTTGTTGATGAAGAACTGCGTGAGCTGACGGAAGCTCATCACGATCCCGATGAGCATCGGGATGATGTGGATCAGGAGTTCGAGAAGGACGGCGGGGAGCAGCAGGAGGTAGGGCAGTCCGCCTTGGCGGATCCGGTCGGGGATGCGCGGCAGTCTCCTGCGCGCACCCCCGGTGCCCGTGCTCCCCACCCCGTTCGGCTTGTCGACCTTGGGATCGGTGGTCACGGCGGTCATGAAGAGTGCCTCACTACTGCTGCATCGTCTGCTGCGCCTTTTCCAGGCGCGCCTTGACCGACTCGGTCGTCACGGGGGTGCCGGCCGCGGCGTCCGCGAACAGCTCCTTGACCGCCGTGCCCACCGCGGTCTCGAACTGCGACTCGTTCGGCACCTGCGGCAGCGGGGCCGCGCTGGTGGCGAGGGTGTCGCGCAGGACCTTCAGCTCCGGAGCGGAGAAGGCGGCGTCGGACTGGGCGGCCTTGACGGGCGGGATCGACCCGTACGTCTTGCAGAGGATCTTCTGCTCGGCGTCGCTGGTCATGAACTTCACGAACTTCTTGGCACCGTCGATGTTCTTGGTGTTCTTGAACACCGCCATGTTGATGCCGGCCACCATGGAGTTGGTCTGCTTGCCCGCGCCGGGGGCTCCGGACGGGACGGGGACCGGAGCGACGCCCCAGTCCTCCGGCTTCATGCCCTGGGCGGCGAAGGTGGTCGCGGCGGCCTGCCAGAGGACCATGGCCGTCCGGCCCTTGGCGAAGTCGGTCAGCGACTGGTTCTGGGCGTACTCGGCGTTGCCCGGCGCGATGATCTTGTCCTTGGCCATGAAGTCGACGTACTGCTTCACCGCGGCGACGGCGCCGTCGGACGTGAAGTCGGCCTTGCCCTGCGCGTCGAAGAAGTCGGCGCCGTGCTGCTGCCCGAGGACGAAGGTCTGGTGGATGTTGTTGGAGAGGTTGGCGCCCTCGGCGCCGAGGGCCCACTTGCCGTCCTTGGAGAGCTTCTTGCCGTCCGTGACGAGCTGCTCCCACGTGGCGGGCGGAGTGGTGATGCCCGCGTCCGCGAACATCTTCTTGTTGTAGTAGAGGGCGTACGACAGCGAGTAGAGCGGCACCGCCGCCGGGGGCTCGCC is drawn from Streptomyces sp. NBC_00178 and contains these coding sequences:
- a CDS encoding UDP-N-acetylmuramoyl-L-alanyl-D-glutamate--2,6-diaminopimelate ligase, which codes for MKLSELLAGQNHRILQGDPAETHVTAGTAFDADRAAPGSLFIAVPGHLEGGPGTVAPVLARGAAAVIVEDGYVLPGTVEGACVVQVPDVRSTAAVVTSRYYGEPGRRMDVVAVTGTNGKTSVSYMVESVLRISQGVRAGVIGTAGSRIGDELIPMPRSVLTTPESPDLQYLLGCMRDREVATVVLEATSMGLLTHRVDRTFVDVGVFTNLSQDHLDDHGTMDNYRDAKLRLFQGLCRHAVVNSDDPVGARIATMMPGAVTTYALDTEADYRATDLVVDASGTRFTLHHGGRKYPAAVPAPGKFSVANALATVAACHFLGHDLAGLVSALERMPQIPGRFERVTTAGGTSVIVDYAHSPDSLDKVLGTIRDFARGKVITVFGCGGDRDTTKRAEMGRIAGTYSDLCVLTSDNPRNEDPEAILDQVAPGIEGTGTPYERLADRRRAIGFALSAAGPEDVVLIAGKGSEPYQIVGDALLPFSDMATVRELITVSAAQGLPSPR
- a CDS encoding HD domain-containing protein, which translates into the protein MPTDQPPVAGVRVPDTKLAVEATELVRDTTDDLVYHHSHRVYLFGALRGREQDLSFDPELLYVAALFHDLGLGGRFRSSGRRFEVDSADEARRFLRSHGVPEDSVRRVWTAIALHTTPGIPAFMEPEVALVTAGVEYDVLGLGYGEVSDADRAAIVALHPRPDFKRRILAAFTDGIRTKPETTFGNVKADVLQHYVPGFERGDFVRTILDSPWPE
- a CDS encoding S1 family peptidase — its product is MVRTGLSALLIIGTWATAGLTQASAADTPSATAEPQASAGIIDAMQRDLGLTRTQAKARLTAEKAATALEGTARGAAGAAYGGSWFDSGSGKLTVAVTDAGKARAVRATGAEVRVVDHTARRLDTVKNRLDALSAPKGVSSWHVDPRANTVVVNVVASAEGDNDVRAFVAKARQAGPVTVERTAQAPQTFAAGTVGGDPYYTGNVRCSIGFSVHGGFVTAGHCGQAGGAVRGWDGSAIGNFQGSSFPDNDYAWVNVGSGWWTVPVVLGWGTVSDQLVRGSNEAPIGASICRSGSTTHWHCGNVLAKNETVNYSQGAVRQMTKTSVCAEPGDSGGSFISGDQAQGVTSGGWGNCSGGGETWHQPINEILNRYGLTLHTA
- a CDS encoding DUF1996 domain-containing protein, whose protein sequence is MTERFSRTTLMSALVVVAALALVVMGLTAITDAGATASGGAPTTAGRPAALSQVAQGGSGQHTQGHVMAAAAPVPSGDDPDGDGYIPANPPVTGVVPSTEIPPHRYFHEFQANCSVNHTGSVDPIVYPGQTGKSHNHTFMGNTTTNENSTTASLGGGGTVCKAPGDRSAYWMPTLYNGNQEVRPVGPQTIYYKAGVTDYRTVRPFPKGLRFVVGSPTQTVDQFRDHPGTVEGYECGESYHNFEFPAACPTSRDTQLNLRMQAPSCWDGRNLDTPNHQSHMAYPIVMGANQDVCPTSHPVALPMIEFKMAWPVNGDMSQVRLASGTGHSFHYDFFNAWDDATLAAMVRHCVVGGLQCDARGYDQNNPGAGAALNANYELP
- a CDS encoding GH1 family beta-glucosidase — translated: MNDLNALPAGFTWGVATAAYQIEGAVAEDGRAPSIWDTFSHTPGTIDNGDNGDVACDHYHRVPEDIGLIKELGAGAYRFSVAWPRVVPGGDGPVNKAGLDFYDRLVDGLLEAGITPFATLYHWDLPQALQDRGGWTVRETAEHFAAYASVVVERLGDRVKDWATLNEPLCSAWIGHLEGKMAPGLTDLTAAVRASYHLHLGHGLAVRAIRDRSPDARVGIVNNLSPIEPASAGAADLAAAVRADGHINRWWLDPIHGRGYPQDMLDLYGVELPVRPGDLETIAAPLDWIGLNYYFRQIVTADPHGPVPHARQIHLPGARHTHMDWEVHSEGLEQLLMRLTEEYGAQRIYVTENGSAYQDVVLADGSVHDPERTRYLEEHLAACARAVGKGAPLAGYFAWSLLDNFEWAYGYDKRFGLVHVDYATQRRTVKSSGRRYAELIREVSGDRPRTSV
- a CDS encoding carbohydrate ABC transporter permease, producing MAAPQSFLWTRRIVLTLLAGFVLLPVYVMVSSSLKPLQDVSGKFQWIPRNLTIQPYFDIWDTVPLAKYFVNSLIVAGAATALSVTIAVFSAYAVSRYTFRGKRAFTVTVLSTQMFPGILFLLPLFLIFVNIGNSTGLALYGSRGGLILTYLTFSLPFSIWMLIGYFDSIPKDLDEAALVDGCGPIRALFRVVVPAAVPGIVAVSVYAFMTAWGEVLFASVMTNDATRTLAVGLQGYATQNDVYWNQVMAASLVVSVPVVAGFLLLQRYLVAGLTAGAVK
- a CDS encoding carbohydrate ABC transporter permease is translated as MTAVTTDPKVDKPNGVGSTGTGGARRRLPRIPDRIRQGGLPYLLLLPAVLLELLIHIIPMLIGIVMSFRQLTQFFINNWGGAPWSGLDNYRIAVDFDAPIGEALLHSFLVTCVFTFFAVGLAWLFGITAAIMLQESFRGRGFLRAVFLVPYALPVYAAVITWAFMFQRDNGLVNHVLHDQLGLTDQPSFWLIGDNSIYALIIVSVWKGWPFAFLMLMAGLQNIPRELYEAASIDGAGIWQQIRRITLPSLRPVNQVLVLVLFLWTFNDFNTPYVLFGKSAPENADLISIHIYQSSFVTWNFGSGSAMSVLLLLFLLVVTAVYLFFTSRGRKGADA
- a CDS encoding ABC transporter substrate-binding protein, coding for MRHLRAAAAVTLALSVAAGVTGCGGGTSSAGGSNESPKTLTYWASNQGPSIEADKKILTPELKKFEKETGIKVKLEVVPWADLLNRILAATTSGQGPDVLNIGNTWSASLQATGALLPWDDKNFEAIGGRDRFIDSAVASAGKEGEPPAAVPLYSLSYALYYNKKMFADAGITTPPATWEQLVTDGKKLSKDGKWALGAEGANLSNNIHQTFVLGQQHGADFFDAQGKADFTSDGAVAAVKQYVDFMAKDKIIAPGNAEYAQNQSLTDFAKGRTAMVLWQAAATTFAAQGMKPEDWGVAPVPVPSGAPGAGKQTNSMVAGINMAVFKNTKNIDGAKKFVKFMTSDAEQKILCKTYGSIPPVKAAQSDAAFSAPELKVLRDTLATSAAPLPQVPNESQFETAVGTAVKELFADAAAGTPVTTESVKARLEKAQQTMQQ